From Lutra lutra chromosome 14, mLutLut1.2, whole genome shotgun sequence, a single genomic window includes:
- the LOC125084794 gene encoding steroid 17-alpha-hydroxylase/17,20 lyase isoform X1 has translation MWELLAFLLFALAYFLWPKAKCSSAKYPRSLPSLPLVGSLPFLPRGGHPHVNFFKLQEKYGPIYSFRMGTKTTVMVGHHQLAKEVLVKKGKEFSGRPQVVTLDILSNNQKGIAFADHGANWQMHRKLVLATFALFKDGDQRLEKIICQENSLLCDFLATQNGQSIDLSLPLFLAVTNIICLICFNSSYKDGDPALRIIKNYNDGILDSLGVDNMVDIFPGLKIFPNKIVEKMKNCVKMRDELLKDILGKCKENFSSDSITNLLDILIQAKMNLDNNNATSDRDPKLLSDEHILTTVGDIFGAGVETTTSVVKWTVAFLLHNPQLQKKIQEEIDQNVGFGRTPTMSDRNQLLLLEATIREVLRIRPVAPTLIPHKAVVDSSIGEFAIDKGTSVIINLWALHHSEKEWHRPDQFLPERFLDPTKSQLISPSLSYLPFGAGPRSCLGETLARQELFLVMSWLLQRFDLEVPDSGQLPSLEGNPKMVFLIDPFKVKIKVRQAWRDAQAESSP, from the exons ATGTGGGAGCTCCTGGCTTTTTTGCTATTCGCCCTTGCCTATTTCTTATGGCCCAAGGCAAAGTGCTCCAGTGCCAAATATCCTAGGAGCCTCCCATCCCTGCCCTTGGTGGGCAGCCTGCCGTTCCTCCCCAGAGGTGGCCATCCGCACGTGAACTTCTTCAAGCTGCAGGAAAAATATGGCCCCATCTATTCCTTTCGTATGGGTACCAAGACTACGGTGATGGTGGGCCACCACCAGCTGGCCAAGGAGGTGCTTGTCAAGAAAGGCAAGGAATTCTCTGGGCGGCCCCAAGTG GTGACTCTGGACATCCTGTCTAACAACCAAAAGGGCATCGCCTTCGCAGACCATGGTGCCAACTGGCAAATGCACAGGAAACTGGTACTGGCCACCTTTGCACTGTTCAAGGATGGCGACCAGAGGCTAGAGAAGATCA ttTGTCAGGAAAACAGTTTACTGTGTGATTTCCTGGCCACCCAGAATGGGCAGTCCATAGACTTGTCCTTGCCTCTCTTCCTGGCGGTGACCAACATAATCTGCTTGATCTGCTTCAACTCCTCCTACAAGGATGGAGATCCCGCTCTGAGGATCATAAAGAATTACAATGACGGCATCTTGGATTCTTTGGGAGTGGATAATATGGTAGACATATTCCCCGGGTTGAAG ATTTTCCCTAACAAAATCGTGGAAAAAATGAAGAACTGTGTTAAAATGCGAGATGAGTTGCTGAAAGACATCCTTGGAAAATGTAAG GAGAACTTCAGCAGTGACTCCATCACCAACCTGCTGGACATACTGATCCAAGCCAAGATGAACTTGGACAATAACAACGCTACCTCAGACCGGGACCCAAAACTGCTTTCAGATGAACACATTCTCACCACCGTAGGGGACATCTTTGGGGCCGGCGTAGAGACCACCACGTCTGTGGTGAAATGGACTGTGGCCTTCTTGCTACACAATCCTCAG TTGCAGAAGAAGATCCAGGAGGAAATTGACCAGAATGTAGGTTTCGGCCGTACACCAACTATGAGCGACCGGAACCAGCTCCTCTTGCTGGAGGCCACCATCCGAGAGGTGCTCCGCATCCGGCCTGTGGCCCCCACGCTCATCCCCCACAAGGCTGTCGTTGATTCCAG CATTGGCGAGTTTGCCATTGACAAGGGCACAAGCGTCATCATCAATCTGTGGGCACTGCATCACAGTGAGAAGGAGTGGCACCGGCCAGACCAGTTCCTGCCAG AGCGCTTCTTGGATCCCACGAAGAGTCAGCTCATCTCTCCATCGCTAAGTTACTTGCCCTTCGGAGCAGGACCCCGCTCTTGCCTAGGTGAAACCCTGGCCCGCCAGGAGCTCTTCCTCGTCATGTCCTGGTTGCTGCAAAGGTTTGACCTGGAGGTCCCGGATAGCGGGCAGCTGCCTTCCCTGGAGGGCAACCCCAAGATGGTCTTTCTGATTGACCCTTTCAAAGTGAAGATCAAGGTGCGCCAGGCCTGGAGGGACGCCCAGGCTGAGAGTAGCCCCTAG
- the LOC125084794 gene encoding steroid 17-alpha-hydroxylase/17,20 lyase isoform X2, whose amino-acid sequence MWELLAFLLFALAYFLWPKAKCSSAKYPRSLPSLPLVGSLPFLPRGGHPHVNFFKLQEKYGPIYSFRMGTKTTVMVGHHQLAKEVLVKKGKEFSGRPQVVTLDILSNNQKGIAFADHGANWQMHRKLVLATFALFKDGDQRLEKIICQENSLLCDFLATQNGQSIDLSLPLFLAVTNIICLICFNSSYKDGDPALRIIKNYNDGILDSLGVDNMVDIFPGLKIFPNKIVEKMKNCVKMRDELLKDILGKCKENFSSDSITNLLDILIQAKMNLDNNNATSDRDPKLLSDEHILTTVGDIFGAGVETTTSVVKWTVAFLLHNPQLQKKIQEEIDQNVGFGRTPTMSDRNQLLLLEATIREVLRIRPVAPTLIPHKAVVDSRNCLLLWRHVVWNVRPGALCSYPIQQPQHTGARTRTHRHRHQLKIHTHMP is encoded by the exons ATGTGGGAGCTCCTGGCTTTTTTGCTATTCGCCCTTGCCTATTTCTTATGGCCCAAGGCAAAGTGCTCCAGTGCCAAATATCCTAGGAGCCTCCCATCCCTGCCCTTGGTGGGCAGCCTGCCGTTCCTCCCCAGAGGTGGCCATCCGCACGTGAACTTCTTCAAGCTGCAGGAAAAATATGGCCCCATCTATTCCTTTCGTATGGGTACCAAGACTACGGTGATGGTGGGCCACCACCAGCTGGCCAAGGAGGTGCTTGTCAAGAAAGGCAAGGAATTCTCTGGGCGGCCCCAAGTG GTGACTCTGGACATCCTGTCTAACAACCAAAAGGGCATCGCCTTCGCAGACCATGGTGCCAACTGGCAAATGCACAGGAAACTGGTACTGGCCACCTTTGCACTGTTCAAGGATGGCGACCAGAGGCTAGAGAAGATCA ttTGTCAGGAAAACAGTTTACTGTGTGATTTCCTGGCCACCCAGAATGGGCAGTCCATAGACTTGTCCTTGCCTCTCTTCCTGGCGGTGACCAACATAATCTGCTTGATCTGCTTCAACTCCTCCTACAAGGATGGAGATCCCGCTCTGAGGATCATAAAGAATTACAATGACGGCATCTTGGATTCTTTGGGAGTGGATAATATGGTAGACATATTCCCCGGGTTGAAG ATTTTCCCTAACAAAATCGTGGAAAAAATGAAGAACTGTGTTAAAATGCGAGATGAGTTGCTGAAAGACATCCTTGGAAAATGTAAG GAGAACTTCAGCAGTGACTCCATCACCAACCTGCTGGACATACTGATCCAAGCCAAGATGAACTTGGACAATAACAACGCTACCTCAGACCGGGACCCAAAACTGCTTTCAGATGAACACATTCTCACCACCGTAGGGGACATCTTTGGGGCCGGCGTAGAGACCACCACGTCTGTGGTGAAATGGACTGTGGCCTTCTTGCTACACAATCCTCAG TTGCAGAAGAAGATCCAGGAGGAAATTGACCAGAATGTAGGTTTCGGCCGTACACCAACTATGAGCGACCGGAACCAGCTCCTCTTGCTGGAGGCCACCATCCGAGAGGTGCTCCGCATCCGGCCTGTGGCCCCCACGCTCATCCCCCACAAGGCTGTCGTTGATTCCAG AAACTGCCTGCTGCTCTGGAGACATGTGGTCTGGAATGTAAGACCAGGTGCTCTGTGCTCCTACCCAATCCAACAGCCACAACACACAggtgcgcgcacacgcacacacagacacaggcacCAGCTCAAAATACACACCCACATGCCCTGA